Proteins encoded by one window of Halomonas chromatireducens:
- the nfo gene encoding deoxyribonuclease IV produces the protein MKYLGAHVSAAGGPDQAVLRAVEIGADAFALFTKNQRQWRAKPLEDTTIEAFRSACKQHGFGPGQILPHDSYLINLGHPDRAGLEKSRAAFLDEMQRCEQLGLTLLNFHPGSHLKKISESECLTRIADSINHALAETRDVIAVIENTAGQGTNLGWRFEHLAEIIGQVDDKSRVGVCIDTCHAFAAGYDLRTPEACTATLDELGKVVGFEYLRGMHLNDAKSEYASRVDRHHSLGRGNIGLDAFTTIMRDPRIDEIPMVLETIEPEIWAEEIAWLRAQMVDG, from the coding sequence ATGAAATACCTCGGCGCCCATGTCAGTGCCGCAGGCGGGCCCGATCAGGCCGTGCTACGCGCCGTCGAGATCGGCGCTGACGCCTTCGCCCTATTCACCAAGAACCAGCGCCAGTGGCGCGCCAAGCCCCTCGAGGACACCACCATCGAGGCCTTTCGCAGCGCCTGCAAGCAGCACGGTTTCGGTCCCGGGCAGATCCTTCCCCATGACAGCTACCTGATCAATCTCGGCCACCCGGACAGGGCAGGACTCGAGAAGTCCCGCGCCGCCTTCCTCGACGAGATGCAGCGCTGCGAGCAGCTCGGCCTGACCCTGCTCAACTTCCATCCCGGCAGCCATCTGAAGAAGATCAGCGAGAGTGAATGCCTGACCCGCATCGCCGACTCGATCAATCACGCCCTCGCCGAGACCCGCGACGTCATCGCGGTGATCGAGAACACCGCCGGCCAGGGCACCAACCTGGGTTGGCGCTTCGAACACCTGGCCGAGATCATCGGGCAGGTCGACGACAAGTCGCGAGTCGGGGTATGCATCGACACCTGCCACGCCTTCGCCGCCGGCTACGACCTGCGCACCCCCGAGGCCTGCACCGCCACCCTCGACGAGCTCGGCAAGGTGGTGGGCTTCGAGTACCTGCGCGGCATGCACCTCAACGACGCCAAGAGCGAGTACGCCAGCCGGGTCGACCGCCATCACAGCCTGGGCCGGGGCAACATCGGGCTAGACGCCTTCACCACTATCATGCGAGACCCGCGCATCGACGAGATCCCCATGGTGCTGGAAACCATCGAGCCGGAGATCTGGGCCGAGGAGATCGCCTGGCTGCGCGCTCAGATGGTCGATGGGTGA
- a CDS encoding response regulator: MYTSQLRIAALAERFPQRAFTSLAHHIDAQWLKTAYLMTRRDGAVGIDGQTADDFARDFEANVQRLLEGLRYRLEVQQGVDLIGVASSGQELLELARELQPDVVVTDITMPGLSGLEACKILKKTCPDIRVLVLTMHDNEEYIRRAVACGAAGYVLKDASAEQMVFALREVASGRSHFGSGVSRVLLEEKPDRLTPRETAILKLMFEGMSSRDIGEALSISARTVESHRSNIYRKLNTNSLAGLFRYAMRHGLVELE; this comes from the coding sequence ATGTACACATCACAATTGCGGATAGCAGCGCTGGCAGAGCGCTTCCCGCAGCGTGCCTTCACGTCACTGGCGCACCACATCGATGCCCAGTGGCTGAAAACGGCCTACCTGATGACGCGCCGGGATGGTGCTGTCGGGATTGATGGTCAGACGGCGGACGACTTCGCGCGCGACTTCGAGGCCAATGTCCAGCGTTTGCTGGAGGGGCTTCGCTACCGGCTGGAAGTGCAGCAGGGCGTTGATCTCATTGGGGTGGCCAGCTCAGGCCAGGAGTTGCTGGAACTCGCCCGGGAGTTGCAGCCGGACGTGGTAGTCACGGATATCACCATGCCCGGTTTGTCTGGCCTCGAAGCGTGCAAGATTCTAAAGAAAACCTGTCCGGACATTCGGGTGCTGGTGCTGACCATGCATGACAACGAGGAGTACATCCGGCGCGCGGTGGCCTGCGGGGCGGCGGGCTACGTGCTCAAGGATGCCTCGGCCGAACAGATGGTCTTCGCCCTGCGCGAGGTGGCAAGCGGGCGCAGCCATTTCGGCTCCGGCGTTTCCCGTGTGCTTCTCGAGGAGAAGCCGGATCGCCTGACGCCGCGCGAGACCGCCATCCTGAAACTGATGTTCGAAGGCATGAGCAGCCGCGACATTGGTGAAGCACTCTCCATCAGTGCCCGCACGGTGGAGTCGCATCGCAGCAACATCTACCGCAAGCTCAATACCAACTCCCTGGCTGGCCTGTTTCGCTATGCGATGCGGCATGGCCTGGTCGAACTCGAGTAA